A stretch of the Polaribacter pacificus genome encodes the following:
- a CDS encoding DUF6973 domain-containing protein, which produces MKKVLFFFAIFLSFQSYSQSNWQRFKELLPGQRTWVLLHPFKAKKAYLVSLEANKISDSIAKTPLLDGDASGGQVDAFRHAFWMARLNQEIGKGAAKSLGKAHERDNYRQFKKLQLEDGAIPDKISSEMDLFNNNMGLSYTEKGKPYPKDGLIYRIANAILAGKHKVLKKDASGSYVNCEGENLDKELLEKTWVNNKCLVDSNYKKE; this is translated from the coding sequence ATGAAAAAAGTACTGTTTTTTTTTGCAATCTTCCTTAGTTTTCAGAGCTATTCACAATCTAATTGGCAACGTTTTAAAGAGCTCTTACCTGGTCAAAGAACATGGGTGCTTTTACATCCTTTTAAAGCCAAAAAAGCCTATTTAGTTTCTTTAGAAGCTAATAAAATTAGTGATTCTATCGCCAAGACACCCTTATTAGACGGGGATGCTTCTGGTGGACAAGTTGACGCCTTTAGACATGCATTTTGGATGGCCCGTTTGAATCAAGAAATTGGAAAAGGAGCTGCAAAATCGTTAGGAAAAGCACACGAAAGAGACAATTACAGACAGTTTAAAAAACTACAATTAGAAGATGGAGCAATTCCGGATAAAATATCTTCTGAAATGGACCTGTTTAACAACAATATGGGGCTCAGCTATACAGAAAAAGGAAAGCCCTATCCAAAAGACGGGTTAATCTACCGCATCGCCAATGCCATCTTAGCAGGTAAACACAAGGTTCTAAAAAAAGATGCAAGTGGCTCGTATGTAAACTGTGAAGGAGAAAACTTAGATAAAGAGTTATTAGAAAAGACCTGGGTAAACAACAAATGTTTAGTGGATTCTAATTATAAAAAGGAATAG